The Alnus glutinosa chromosome 1, dhAlnGlut1.1, whole genome shotgun sequence region TTCAGAAGAAACAATTTATATCTATCACATTAGGGATGAAGCTAACCCATGAAATAAGCCAACATATAGAAAGCATATTAAATAATTTAGCACCTATGTTTAGAAGAGTTCTAGCTGTCACCAACAACTTCGAAATTTGATATTGGTTTGAGTCTTTGTTTGCCCCTGATGTTCAAAGCTAGCTAGGTTGTTATAGGTACATCCAGACATGGAACTAATGGAAAGGACAGAGTCAAACATACAAGCTGCTAACTTTCAGACTATATTTTGTAAATGGGATTAGACCTTAGTTTTAAGGGTTAAACACCACCTTATTGGTACTTgtggtttgaaaattttatattttgccccttgtattttcatttgtatcacagatggtacctgtgctatgggaaagacggagatggtacatGTGCTATAggaaagacggagatggtacctccgtcattttttttccgtccaaaactaacgtctggCCATGTCATCGGATAAGTGTCTGTGTAATAATGCAACACATGTCCCCAGATGCAACATCAACGCCACGTCAGTGTGGAcgtggctatatatatattaaggatttttttgaaataaaaataaaaataaaaaataaaaaaaattgaaggggtggctcaaccagccacccccatttggcctgagggtggttcaaccaccaccaagggccaaaatgggggggggggggggggggggggagaagaagaagaagaagaaaaaaaagaaaaaaaaataaaaataaagaggttttggcccttgggggtggccgaaccacccccaggccaaatgtgggtggccgaaccacccccaagctggtttcgaccacccccattttggccaagggattGGCTAAcaattttgctttttttaaaaaaatatatatatggtagcCACATCAACGCTGACGTGGCGCTGACGTTGCATCTGGGGACAAGTGTCGCATTATTACACCGACACTTGTCTAATGACATGGCCAGACATTAGTTTTGGACCAAAAAATGGATagaggtaccatctccgtcttttctCATAACACAGGAACCATCTGTGATACAAATGAAAGCACACAGAACAATAAATAAAGTTGCCAAACCACAAGTACCAATAAGGTGTTTAACCCTAGTTTTAAATATCCATTCTACAAATTCGcattttaatggaatttaaaATTTCATATCAAAGAGGTCTTTAAGAGCAGAAACTGTACTAGCGTtaatattctattttcttttttgggcttttatcttttaattttttgagtttgcCCAACCAGAAATACAAATCACAGGAAAAACTATATATTGGAAGTAGAGGGAAAGATGCACTTTAATATAAAACTAGCACCCACCTTCTTAAAGTTCAATTGAAACTTCAAGGATCAAATTTTTCTGAAATGCACCATAAACAGGAATGAAAATTTACCTTGCTTAAAGGGCCACAACAATCTTATACACATATGACAATGGTTAGCTTCATATCAGTATTTCTTTCAAAGTTGATCTTGCACGGCCAAAGGGACGTTTTTAACATTCTTTGCAAGTGTAGCATCCAGCTTCTCTCCAATTAATGCAATCCACGCCTGTAATCATTTAGATATTTACTACAGCAGCTAtcgaataaaaacaaaaatccacacTGGTCACAAAATTTAGTAGATTGAGTTTACAAGTTTGATCAACCAACCAGGAGTAATGAAGACATCTGATTAGTAAGGATAAAAAATTTAGCAACATGCATAATCACATGAATGAAAGACAAAATTGCAGGATCCATTCAAATGTTGATTCAATTATCCTCCATTAAAGGACCAAAAATGATCtaagattgaagaaaaaattgcaaGTATAGATTGATCTTTCCACTCTGACGGAGGAATAGTGGCTATAGAGATAAAAATGATTTGTGACTGTGAAGAGAACATGTAAAATTGACCTAATTCCATAAGCTATAAATCGATCTGATCCATAGCCCAAGGTCACCTGATTTCAGCCAAGCGACAACTACAAAATACACATCAGAACTCCAAGGTTTTCTAGTAAGAGAACAGCCATGGCTACCTCAATTTCATATTGATCAATATTTATTCAAAAACTACAGGTATGGAATGGTATTAATACCCAAGATCTATCATGCCAAGCATCTCATGATAAATAGAGTTAACAATTTGGGAGAAACCCGGGTGGGATTGGGAGAAGGGGGGGTTGGGAGGAAGCAAGCAGTCACACAGCTTATACTCTCTTTAATCAAGGAATAATTACCACAAAGGTTAAAATTTGCAGGCTAAGAGAGACTCACCTGGTCAGAAGTTGTGAAACCCCTAATTGTGTCACCACCAATTATTGcaattcctttctctccaagtGGTTGCAGAATTATTGCCTAGCAAAGTGCAACTTGTATAAgtgaaactttgaaatgaatattttttaacCGTTGCGCTTGCCTAGCAAAGTCAAGTCAAGGTCCAAGCATGACACCTGTGTATTTGAAGGCAGAAATGGCAGCTCAGACTTCCCAGGATAAAGAGATAGGTTGGCCAAGTAGCTCTCTGCAAAATTACGCCAAACAGGTTTGTTTTAAAATCATATGTTTTGGTGGACATCTTGCCGAGTTTATGACATAGTAAAGTACTTGAAACCTCCAACGAACAATATGAAGTTCATCCAAAAAACTTACGCGCCCCAGATTTTATTACACCCTGACAGAGTGATCCTTGCATTAGTTTATTGGCATCCACGGCCACAGGCTCGGCATCAACAATGGAAGATTTAGCTGCAAAACCAATTTGAAGGACACAACGGCTATCATAAACAACAATTAGAGACCTGCAGCACGTCACCTCTGACAGAGATTCCCAAACCCTGAGAATACGCAATGAAAAGCAAGGATTAAACAGACAAGCAGACTGAATTATATATCTGCTAGTCACAACAacagtcccccccccccccccccccccccccccaggtTTGAAAACAGCATGACATTAGTATTCTGTAGTCCTAACTACTTAGATTAACTCCCTAATCCATGGGAAATCATGCCATTCTTTGATAGAAACAGGGATATGGGGCCTGTAGCGTTGAACGATAATGTCAAATTGAGACATCCATTTCACATTTTAAACTAACTTAAACTTAAACTACCCCATCTTTTGAAAATTAGCACTGTAgagattaaaattatttatttgatatgCATTATCTCTCAATTGATAATCTGATATAAAAGAGGTACTCATTATTTTGTAATATAAAAAGGTTAAGAATTTTGCAAGAAAGTAGAAACCAATTGagtctaaaaaaatttaaagcagATAATTTTAGCAAAGGTGATATAAGGTGTATTACCATATTAACTCAGAAACAACAGAATCAGGGAGATGAGAATATATTCTTCGACATTCAACCCCTTGCGGACTTACCTGAAAttaaaaacaaactaaactgGAAGGTATTGAAAAATAGATCTACTGAAACAATCAGCTAAATGAGAGAAAAGCCGAGGTTGAAAAAGCAGATGGGGTGCCCTCACCACAGATACAGATTTTGGTCGGATTGACAGCCACACCAGACCAGTTAGGATATTGGTGACAGCCAATCCAAGTGTCAAAAGATCAGCTCTTGACTGTGAACTGCAGGATAGATAAATCTCACATGAATAGGAGTATGTAATAATaaagcaaataaaatattttaatctaGGGACAGTAACGCTGAACTCAGAGCAGAATAACTTTGAGGAAGTTCTATAAAAGTAAAACACAAATCATGTACCACTCAAAATCTAAAATAAGCATAATCAATTGAACTTGTATGCTTCCGGCAAAAAGAAGCAATGAGTTCTTGACTTCAACTCTGGCCGTGTCAGTGCTTTGAATTTGTACACAGCCAGTCCCAAGCCTAGAGAAAGGAGCAAAGTTGTGATACGTTGACAGCCAGTGTAAAATTTAGTCACTTTTCATGAATATTCTAGCTTGACTTCAAAAATCAGAATCCTAGTCATGTATGCATGTTTCAACTGGGTAGTAATTTTGTAGAACGGCATCTTGACTCCTGAATCTTCTCACTCTTTCCATGAGAGAACTAG contains the following coding sequences:
- the LOC133867407 gene encoding protein COFACTOR ASSEMBLY OF COMPLEX C SUBUNIT B CCB4, chloroplastic, with protein sequence MEAGSLLHSPIPWNPKLPVRRRIGSTFPRFFYFRAFSSSSSSSSSSSDSQGGYRGPKPRRDWIADWVSNNDDIVRSLPIYVGGASLLAVLLNRTVSGIAPVADASSSQSRADLLTLGLAVTNILTGLVWLSIRPKSVSVVSPQGVECRRIYSHLPDSVVSELIWVWESLSEVTCCRSLIVVYDSRCVLQIGFAAKSSIVDAEPVAVDANKLMQGSLCQGVIKSGAQSYLANLSLYPGKSELPFLPSNTQAIILQPLGEKGIAIIGGDTIRGFTTSDQAWIALIGEKLDATLAKNVKNVPLAVQDQL